The Phoenix dactylifera cultivar Barhee BC4 unplaced genomic scaffold, palm_55x_up_171113_PBpolish2nd_filt_p 002060F, whole genome shotgun sequence genome segment CTTAATGAAACGAAGTCAAGACTAAATGAAGTTTTGGAATTAGGCCTTGAAGAATTTAGAGGACTGACCCAGAGTCAACGTGCTCAATCCTCCCTTTATGTAGCCACACCGACTTGAACGTATATGAAGTCCTTAAGCCCTTTGTTGGGTGATCACCTACATGGCTTAACTAATCCCTACTCAATTTTCTCAATTGGCCTTGGGAATCCAAATATAGGAAAAACTAGGTCCAATCGTGAACCTACCTCTAACCTCACCCAAAGCCACATCCGAATTGTGTGATATGCGTTTGCCTCCCCAACCGAGCTTAATGTGCGAATTAGTTTAAATCTAGATGGAAATATTGCGGTAAAAGataccacttttttttttgcttagggaaaggggtaggggggagaAAGGGATCTCAGCCCACCCCTGCATAGCAGCCCCCGCTGGACCCTGCTCCACCAGGAGAATGTTCAATGCGGGTAGACAccgttttactcataccctccccatccGAAGGCGAATACGTCACACCTAGCACCACCCAGGTACAAGTGGAAGGAAGGCATAACCGCTTTCGAACCCGGGCAACTTGGACGGAATTATCGCCCCTTACTACCAGGCTACCACCTTTGTGGCTAAAACATACCACTTTtgttaaaaagaaataaattagttttaATTGCAATTACCAAAATGAAGTAGTTCTTTTTTCCTTCGCATGCCACTTGACTCACACCTCAAAAGCTTATTTGTTCAGAGGCTCGTCGTCCATGAAAGCCAGTGAATAACTGCATGAGAATACAAAACAAAACCAACAAACACGCGCGTCACCAAATGGGCAAGCACGAACGCCTGAGCTTTGGCTTCATCGGAACTTCCCCAGGGGCCTGCAATCTGCATTCCCTAGTTACCGAAGGTGACAGAGATCGGACTCCTCACCATTCGCTTCTCCGAGACCCAATTCAGGTAGCCCTGCGAAAACCTCACACCACCACCGCTTCTGCTCGCTGAGAAGGTCACATAAAATTTCATCTCCTGGTTCACCTCCGAGAACTGGAGCTTCGCCGGACTGACACTCACTGCCACTCCATAAGGAGCATCAACGTCTGCCGAGTACTCCGACATCGCCTCCCCAACATTCTTCACAGTCCGTTCCACGGTGATCGACGTCGTAGCAGCACCAAGAGACACCGAGATCGAAGGGTAGTTAAGCTCTGCTTCGGTGATGTTCTTGATCAGCAAACAATTGACGTGCTGGCGAGCAATTGTTGTCACTTGCGAGCTCGTGTAGCCCAGGCCACAGAGGTACGGAATGTAGTCACCGGCGCTAAGGTCGTAGACTAGCCCCGGGTCATCAGCCTTAACCGGGTTGACATGGCCAGCGCCCAGGGCAAAGAGATTAGCTGGGAGGTGTTGCTCGTTTACGATCGGCTTCCCACTATGATCCAGTATGTCGGCCGTCGTCATGATCGCCGATTTGATTGCAGCCGGGGACCAATCTGGATGTGCGGCCTTGACCAGCGCCGCGATGCCGCTGAGATGAGGAGTGGACATGGAGGTGCCGGATATTATGTTGAAGGTCGGACCGGTGCTGATAAACGTCGGCGGCCCGACCTGGAAAGGCCATGCAGCTAGAACGCTCACGCCTGGACCAGTGATGTCCGGCTTCAGAATACCTGGGCTGGCCAGACTCGGTCCTCTTGAGGAGAACGATGTGATCGCCGGAGCCGGCGATACCCCGAGAACGGTGCCCTTGAAAATGAACGACGCAGTCGGGTTGGACGAAGCGGCGATGTAGGATTTGATCTTGACTCCGTCGGAGTAACCGACGTAGGACGCCGGAAGGACGTGAGCATCGGCAAGGGTACTGTATCCATCAAGAGGTCCGTTTGTGAGAACCAAGCCGACGCCGCCGGCACTCTGCACGGTTATGCCCTTGGCTATCCTCGCGACGTCGCCACCGCGCTGGCAGAGCACTATCTTACCCTTCACGTCCAGGCCATCCAACGAGCCGTTGCCACAGAAGGCGGCATCAGGCTTTGGGCCGGCACCGGCGTAGACGAGAGGGTAGAAGGTGGGGGTGTACATCTGTGGCTGGTAGAGCGACTCGCCGTTGAATTCTTGGCCATTGCCGAGCTTCACCGTCACCCTTATGTTCCTGTCCATGGTGCTTGCAGCCACCGTAAGGATCCATGGGGCCTCATTTGAGAGAGAGCTTGCATTCGGGCCGGAGTTACCGGCGGCACAGCTCACGAATACTCCATTCTTGACGGCCCCGAAAGCACCAATTGCGATCCCATCAATGTAAAATGGAACGGAGTCTCCTCCGAGGGAGAGCGAGAGCACGTCGGCTCCATCACCCACCGCCGCGTCCATTGCAGCCAATATGTCGGAGTCGGCACAGCCATCCTCGGTGCACACCTTGTAGATGGCAAGGTGGGCAAGAGGTGCCATCCCGGAGGCTGTGCCCTTGGCATTCCCAAGAACATTAGCACCAGCCACGCGTGCTCCCGCCGCTGTGCTCGCAGTGTGGGTTCCATGCCCCTCATCGTCAACTGGAGGTGTCGCGGCGGTACCTCTTCCTTTCATGGCCATCGCGCCGCTGATGAATGACCTCGCACCGATGATCTTGTTGTTGCAAAGGCTGGCGTTGAAGTCGCACCGCCCTTTCCATTTGGCAGGCGGCGGCGGTACCCCATCGCCACTAAAAGAAGGGTGGTCGGGGAAGATCCCGGTGTCGAGCACTCCGACTATCACCCCTTCGCCATAGTTGGCGTCCTTCCAGACCCCTCTGTTGAGCTGCAAGCCTAAGAATTCCGGCGTATGTGTAGTCTGAAGGGAATAAAGGCGGTCGGGATAGGCATGGACGAATCCAGGCTTCTTCTTGATGTCCTCCAGCTCCTGCTCGGTGAGCCTCGCGGCGAAGCCACTGGCCACATTGGTGTACATGTGGACCATTCTTGCAGGGGTCTCCGGGAGGAAGGACTTGTACCACATCTCCCGGTCGGTGGACGTGGCAAACACAGTCGACAATGGCGGCTGTACATGGACTACATAGGTTTGTAGTTCAGACGCCTCGGCGCCGACGGTGATGAATCCGACATGGTTGCGAGCAGTTACAGAAAAAGGGCTGAagagaatgaagaagaagaggaggtgaAGGAGGGTGAGGAGGCTTAGGTTTCCCATTGGGATGGATGTGGGTGATTAGAGAGTGATGGGGCTGGGTTCATGGAACTTGGGTTATATATAGGAGATGGATTGAAGAAGAGATGCAGAAATGGACAAGCCATGGCTTTGTTGAAAGGGAGAGGAGGCCGGCGAAGGTTTTTAGCCAATGTTTATTGCCATCTGTTACTAAGCGAGTTGTCGGACTCCTACGCCTGCAAGAAATGTTAAGCAGGGCTTCATGGCGAGGGTTTTTGGATGCTTGCAGCTCGGTTTTTCCGCCAAGAGGCGAGCAAGAAGGAAGGTTCTGAATTTCTGATTGCCAGCGGTTGTGGAAAGACCGCTTGCATGGCTATTAATTGCCTGGATGGCCGGCGGTTGTTTCGAAGCCACTTTGAAAGATTCACATTCATTTGGACAGGGTGGATCAAGCTTGAACTAGTTGTATGTTGGTCTGACTTGGACATGAGTCTTGAATAagctatgaattatttaaaacaaATTCTCTCAAAAGCAGAACCATGGCAAGTTTAACCTGAGCAATCCATGCCTTGAGCTCCCCCACCCCCAACTCGATTAGGCTTGAATGTGTTGCATGTCCTTGCATGTTCATGtacgcatgcatgcatatgtgaACATCTGCCTCGTAATAGACATCAAACAGCGACACATGGATTAATCAATACAATCTCCATTTATGACTGCTTGGTTTTTTGTGCATGGTCGTAGAAGCACTTGGGCCATCGATGACCACAAGAGAACATAGATCCAATGTCTACAACTAGGTGTTTTCAGATAGATATTCTGAAGATTGGGAATACGAGGATCCGTCCAaacatgtatttagtcccatattgattattcgctggatagattttgggtacttataaaggatcaagaaacccaaataataccttccagctagccattttcAGTGAGTTCCTAGGTTATTACAAAATAGTGCCATAGTGGATCTAGCCTataacctatatggactaggAGATACTACTATATGAATTCATTGGGGCTGACTATGggctgatcgtggtgtttgtgattaaatttgaatgggtttaaacccttagcctgatgagTACGTTAGGGCTTAAATggaggaagtatgtgaggactcatGTGAGTGCAAGTATGTGTTTACTCCTACATTGATTATTCGTTGAGTAAATTTTggggatcaagaaacccaaataataccttccggctagccattttggataacGTCCTAGGTTGTTACTAGAATAGTTTTATATGGTCCTCTTTCATCCTTGGAAGATCTGGCCTCTATTGCTTCTCATTTTTGGGGGATTTTGAAAGTTAAGAATACTTTACATGTTGTACCTCTTTTATCCTAGGAATAAGTGAGAATATTAGATTTCAAAGGGACAAATGGCTAGTTGAGCTTTTATTGTCAGTTTTTCCAAATGTATTTGCTCGAGTTGTGGAGAAGATTGCTTCATTTTCTTGCCATGCAGGTGGAGGGATAGAGATCTCTACTGGTAAATCCCTCTTTGCCAAGATGTTGAATGAGATCATATTAatgaattttctaatttgataaaaGTTTTCAATCTTGTTCGGCTGGCCTTCTACTGCTTCTGATGGTATCAAGTGGATTCTAATACTCCTGATGGTGTCAAGTGGAGATCTGCAAATTCTTCCTATAGATTTTTTCACGCTGGTGGAATCTCAATATCAAATTGCTAGTTATTTGGAAAGCTCAAGCATAAGAGAGAGTGAGAATCCTTGCTTGGCTGTCAGAGCAAAGTTTCTTAGCAGCTAATAATTTAGCCAAGAGATAATTGGCCTGGCACATGAAACAGACATAATCAAAAACTATTTTTGCTTTGATGAGATGCCCTTTTATCAGGTTAGGACAATTTCAAATCCAAATTAAGGGCTGGCTTCATTCTATATTGTCTACTTGGGGAGATTGGGCCCTTAAAGAACATTAAGAAGTTGAGGGTTGGGTGGAGTTCCTGCTTATCATTTGGTGAACAATATGGATGACAAGGAAAACCAGAATCTTGCTGGCCTTGGCAGAAGCCAAATGAATCAATATAGGAGTTTGTAAGTTTTCTGCTTCTTGCTTTTCTAAGCATGCTGCAAGGGACAGTCTACATTTAAAATGaacatttttttctcaaatgtGGGTCTGATTGATTTCCTAGTTTTCATTTCATTACCAATATGAAATGGATTTGATTCTGATTCATTTCATGCTTCTTTATTTCATTGTCAATATGAAAGGACTCTGATGGgcactccaatctttttctttgaaaacaaaaaaataaatgcaacCCCCAATCAATCAAACCTATAACGGTGGGGTCAATAAATATAACAATCAAACAAAATGGAGCAGGGAAAAAAGAATTAACAAGAAGGGTCTTCCAATCATGGGCTCCCTTCCATGTATTATATATTTCTAGAGTGAACTGCAAACCAATTATTCAACTATATACATAGTTGTTGCATACTTTTTAACATTATGTATATAGAGCTAATAAGAGGGCATGACCTATGAAGAAAAAGACATGAATGAGGCCAATAATGCATTATGCCAAACACTTGCATTAACAAAAAATTGTGCAACAACGCATACATGAGGCAAACAATTTTCTATCGTGCATCGAGCATATTAACACAGACATTCTCTGGTTACGTATAATTATACAATGTCTCTCTACTCAACTGTCCTACATGCCCCGAGAATCAAATCTTTTAGACATTCTTGTGTTGTATCAGACACCAAATGTGCCTCCACCTACTTCAATTCagatttgaaagtttttttttttcttgatggaaAGATTTGAAGAATGTGAAGTACATTCATCTCTATAATAATTTTGATAAAAATTAAGCATCCAGCTTTTCCATTGAGTGAGAAAAGGCAGGCAAAACCAAATAATGCCTCTCTCGCTGTTCCATGTTAGATCACCACCATGGATCTAATGATCATGTCTACCGACAGGTTTTGACAGTCATGTTGAAGAAGATGTGGAGAATTACTCaaggggaagaagagaaaacaaAGTTCAAGTGTGAGTTGATGGTCCAGGACAGATCATGTATACACATTAAATTTTTCTGATGCCGAAAGAGATGCTTTTTGTGAACAATGTCCACCTTAATCATCTAATCTAACATTCTTGGGACTAAATTTCAGCGATTTGAAGAATAGCAAATAATGCAGTCCAGTTCATAAATAGATCTTAAGCATAAAATGTTCCAGTAATGCTGTCTTAATTGAGAAGTAAAAGATTTATAACTAAGAGGGTGATAGAGTGTGGCAGTGGAGCTCAAATCTCGATCTAGTGAACTTAGAAGAATTTAGCTCATGTCATCCATAACTTCAAAAGGTTCATTTCCGATCCATGAAAGAAAGATAACTGGCCCCAAAGTAGATGGCACCTGCAGTAACTGAATTAGATGTAAATTATCCAGGTCAATCTATTATCAAGCCACTCTATGCTTGTAAGTCCTGAATTACATATTAGCTACAATCGATATTCCAAAATGAGAGTTCTAAGAGGAAATTTGTCTTTAATAGAAAAGATAACCCTGTGGATATTTCTGGGTTTTAGGGTTCTTAGGAATGAAAGATTAATCGCTGCCTCAAGGACTGTGTTAACATCCTGATCAAGAAAGATTAAAGGTAAAATTCGTGTCCCAAAAAAATAAGAAGTCAAATTTCCCCTTCAACTATGAGGATGGGACTCATCTTATGAATAATTGACACCCACAATCATCTATGTTGCCGGCATCATAAATTTTGTAAAAGAACCATGGATGTAAAACTAGGATTCAGAACCTCTGTTTTAGCAACTTGTTTCAATATTTAATTGATGGGTGATTTGGATCCTTTTATATATGGGATGAGTTGGATTTCTTTACAGATTGCTATAGTTGGCTTTGTGTTATCATGTGTGGTACTCTACGGTAGTATGAGCATGTCATGTTTTGGATTTGGAGCATGACACTTAGTGGTATCATAGCATAGCTTTAGTTGTGGGTAGAACTTAAGCCTAGTTTATAATTCATAGGGTTAGACATAGGatgtgtaatgtccgggcccagaacctactaggcccaataagaaataggcccaattaagggtttgggcccaaatttcactgtgggcagtattattataatggttattataatagttaaaaaaaaaaaatgaagggatAAGACTGACAGGGAAGGGTCACCtcaccccctgctggcagccgatgccggcgcgccggagacgggggggggcggcggccagtcccggagtatggaggaaaggagaggatgggacctctcagaggggggtttcATCCTCTAAACAAATTATTAAAGCCTCTGTCGGCAACCCCAAGTGACAGACCCCCTAGAATACTGaacgagagagtgagagagccgaagccctggagccgaaggcgaaggagccctgaagctccaagaggaaggagggactaccagGGGGAGGTACTGCCCGACTGCAGCTGACCAAGGTAAGGAgtttttagggttagggtttaacaGAAGTAAAgaaacccctctg includes the following:
- the LOC103717438 gene encoding subtilisin-like protease, whose product is MGNLSLLTLLHLLFFFILFSPFSVTARNHVGFITVGAEASELQTYVVHVQPPLSTVFATSTDREMWYKSFLPETPARMVHMYTNVASGFAARLTEQELEDIKKKPGFVHAYPDRLYSLQTTHTPEFLGLQLNRGVWKDANYGEGVIVGVLDTGIFPDHPSFSGDGVPPPPAKWKGRCDFNASLCNNKIIGARSFISGAMAMKGRGTAATPPVDDEGHGTHTASTAAGARVAGANVLGNAKGTASGMAPLAHLAIYKVCTEDGCADSDILAAMDAAVGDGADVLSLSLGGDSVPFYIDGIAIGAFGAVKNGVFVSCAAGNSGPNASSLSNEAPWILTVAASTMDRNIRVTVKLGNGQEFNGESLYQPQMYTPTFYPLVYAGAGPKPDAAFCGNGSLDGLDVKGKIVLCQRGGDVARIAKGITVQSAGGVGLVLTNGPLDGYSTLADAHVLPASYVGYSDGVKIKSYIAASSNPTASFIFKGTVLGVSPAPAITSFSSRGPSLASPGILKPDITGPGVSVLAAWPFQVGPPTFISTGPTFNIISGTSMSTPHLSGIAALVKAAHPDWSPAAIKSAIMTTADILDHSGKPIVNEQHLPANLFALGAGHVNPVKADDPGLVYDLSAGDYIPYLCGLGYTSSQVTTIARQHVNCLLIKNITEAELNYPSISVSLGAATTSITVERTVKNVGEAMSEYSADVDAPYGVAVSVSPAKLQFSEVNQEMKFYVTFSASRSGGGVRFSQGYLNWVSEKRMVRSPISVTFGN